The following proteins come from a genomic window of Leptospira dzoumogneensis:
- a CDS encoding SpoIID/LytB domain-containing protein, which translates to MRYLSKLSGLVFLFLFSNSLISDPIPNKIKIGILSKYYPDTVRIITKGSRIQYSGRNSLEKDKTILVRAEEDQIRIIDGSKSSRSEHILFSGGEYELEVPKDQDPKKYRGDLEISSSKGKLKLILTVPLEEYVLIGMISEFGDLFYPKNEKDPNPNWKQEYSIVASSMIRSYALANLGRHSKEGHDLCDLTHCLQFSGKLRKENIHFSPSKKILLQDRSGKILETFFHSTCGGNLSSPSVLWKNFKNPQYYRSGSDAQGGEIQCKNSPYFSWETFISREELGSALETKQITELVSKYSESRVSSLEYKDYSGKKNIQASEFLSKIGKTLGWNKTKSNDFKIETSSRGFYLKGKGFGHGIGLCQYGAREMAFRGAKSEEILRFYFPNAELRQIH; encoded by the coding sequence ATGAGATATCTTTCCAAACTTTCAGGTTTGGTGTTTTTATTTTTATTCTCTAATTCTTTAATTTCAGATCCGATCCCGAATAAGATCAAGATCGGTATTTTATCTAAATATTATCCGGATACAGTTCGTATCATTACTAAAGGTTCCAGAATACAATATTCAGGAAGAAATAGTTTAGAAAAAGATAAAACGATTTTAGTCCGAGCGGAAGAAGATCAAATCAGAATTATAGACGGGTCTAAAAGCTCAAGATCGGAACATATCTTATTTTCTGGCGGAGAATATGAACTCGAAGTTCCAAAAGACCAGGATCCTAAAAAATACCGAGGAGACCTGGAAATCAGCTCCTCCAAAGGAAAATTAAAACTTATACTTACGGTTCCATTAGAAGAATATGTACTGATCGGAATGATCTCAGAATTCGGAGACCTGTTTTATCCTAAGAATGAAAAGGATCCAAATCCGAACTGGAAGCAGGAATACTCGATTGTTGCATCTTCAATGATCCGTTCGTATGCACTCGCAAACCTAGGAAGGCATTCTAAAGAAGGCCATGATCTTTGCGATCTGACCCATTGCCTCCAGTTCTCAGGAAAATTAAGAAAGGAGAATATACACTTCTCCCCATCCAAAAAAATACTTCTGCAAGATAGAAGTGGGAAAATTTTAGAAACATTCTTTCATTCTACCTGCGGAGGAAATTTATCTTCTCCTTCCGTTCTCTGGAAAAATTTTAAGAACCCGCAATATTATAGATCCGGCTCAGATGCACAAGGCGGAGAGATTCAATGTAAGAACTCCCCATATTTTTCTTGGGAAACTTTTATCTCCAGAGAAGAATTAGGATCCGCCTTAGAAACAAAACAGATTACTGAATTAGTATCCAAATATTCTGAATCCAGAGTAAGTTCCTTAGAATATAAGGATTATTCCGGAAAAAAGAATATCCAAGCATCCGAATTCTTATCTAAAATCGGTAAAACATTGGGCTGGAATAAAACCAAGAGTAACGATTTTAAGATCGAAACAAGCTCTCGAGGATTTTATTTGAAAGGAAAAGGATTCGGGCATGGGATCGGTCTTTGCCAGTATGGAGCAAGAGAAATGGCGTTTAGAGGAGCAAAATCGGAAGAGATACTTCGATTTTATTTCCCGAATGCGGAACTGAGGCAAATCCATTGA